In the Sus scrofa isolate TJ Tabasco breed Duroc chromosome 6, Sscrofa11.1, whole genome shotgun sequence genome, one interval contains:
- the PNMA8A gene encoding LOW QUALITY PROTEIN: PNMA-like protein 1 (The sequence of the model RefSeq protein was modified relative to this genomic sequence to represent the inferred CDS: inserted 2 bases in 1 codon; deleted 5 bases in 3 codons; substituted 1 base at 1 genomic stop codon), with amino-acid sequence MAVTLLEDWCRGMDVDFRRSLLVXIPEDCGQAEIEETLNGVLSPLGPYFVLNKIFLREENAKAALIEVGEGVNLRAIPRAFPGRGGGVWRVVCRDPTQDAEFXKNLNEFLDAEGQTWEDVVHLLQLNQPRPPRNQNQPPENWAEALGVLLGAVVQAIFYTDAELRSREEARAQELAEAPVVASLASAAGRKVKKEPGWAAEVGSASKVEKVDDWNDVEAEGDPPKPWVRKAGAKIRSRRTKQKKTPKRESLPWKKSKGSHSRGSASLEAPEAGDAENTEGSEYVGGSKKPCVKQESALKKPVVKCAWKFPSSTPDDAGAGAGSPGVASESDQDGGPEGPPKQKAMGWAPAKSPAPKQKKKKVSLGPVSYVLVDSEDTKKKPVIPKKGPGSGRNIMVQKAPQGPQPAESPASNSQGPKAKPQPPMNPESFDLGDHPYLRS; translated from the exons ATGGCGGTGACCCTTTTGGAGGACTGGTGCCGGGGCATGGATGTGGACTTCCGGAGGTCCCTGTTGGT CATCCCGGAGGACTGTGGGCAGGCGGAAATTGAGGAGACCTTGAATGGGGTCCTCTCCCCACTGGGCCCATACTTCGTGCTCAATAAGATTTTTTTGAGAGAAGAGAATGCCAAAGCTGCCCTCATCGAGGTCGGCGAGGGCGTGAACCTGAGGGCTATACCCCGGGCATTcccaggaagg ggggggggcgtctgGAGAGTGGTGTGTAGGGACCCCACCCAGGatgctgagttttaaaaaaacctgaatgAATTCCTGGATGCGGAGGGGCAG ACCTGGGAGGATGTGGTCCACCTGCTGCAGCTCAACCAGCCCCGACCACCCCGCAACCAGAATCAGCCCCCGGAGAACTGGGCAGAAGCCTTGGGGGTGCTTCTAGGGGCAGTGGTGCAAGCTATCTTCTACACGGATGCCGAGCTG CGGAGCAGGGAGGAAGCTAGGGCTCAGGAGCTTGCTGAGGCCCCGGTGGTGGCATCCTTGGCTTCTGCAGCAGGGAGGAAGGTCAAGAAGGAGCCAGGGTGGGCTGCAGAGGTGGGCTCTGCCTCGAAAGTGGAGAAGGTGGACGACTGGAATGATGTGGAAGCTGAGGGTGACCCTCCTAAACCTTGGGTTAGAAAAGCTGGAGCTAAAATTCGCTCCAGGAGAACTAAGCAGAAAAAAACTCCCAAGCGGGAATCACTGCCCTGGAAGAAGTCTAAAGGCAGCCATTCTCGTGGCTCGGCCTCTTTGGAGGCTCCTGAGGCTGGTGATGCTGAAAATACAGAGGGTTCAGAATATGTCGGGGGCAGCAAAAAGCCCTGTGTGAAGCAGGAATCAGCTCTGAAGAAGCCAGTAGTGAAATGTGCCTGGAAGTTTCCCAGTAGCACACCGGACGATgctggggcaggagctgggagccCTGGAGTTGCCTCTGAGTCAGACCAAGATGGTGGTCCAGAGGGCCCACCAAAGCAGAAGGCCATGGGCTGGGCCCCGGCCAAGAGCCCTGCCcccaagcagaagaaaaagaaggtgagCTTGGGCCCTGTCTCCTATGTCCTTGTTGATTCGGAGGACACCAAGAAGAAACCAGTGATTCCGAAGAAAGGGCCAGGCTCGGGAAGGAACATAATGGTCCAGAAGGCCCCTCAGGGCCCACAGCCTGCTGAGTCGCCAGCCTCAAACTCACAGGGTCCAAAGGCCAAGCCACAGCCTCCGATG AACCCCGAAAGCTTTGATTTGGGGGACCACCCGTACCTGAGGAGTTGA